Proteins co-encoded in one Salvia splendens isolate huo1 chromosome 4, SspV2, whole genome shotgun sequence genomic window:
- the LOC121799026 gene encoding blue copper protein-like, with protein MEARLNLFVFLSLVAAAALLQGSSAQTTHIVGDEMGWLVPPGGEVAYRTWAAAQTFTVGDVLVFNFGASAHNVAEVSKDAFDSCNTTNPISISTTSPTNITLASAGEHHFLCTFPQHCGFGQKLAINVTAAPGPQPATPPPAPGAEVYTVGDGLGWLVPPGGAIAYETWARNKTFVVGDILVFNFTNAVHNVLQVTKAEFDACNASTTTTQPITASPARIALASPGEHYYMCTFPQHCSFGQKLAINVTGGDATAPAPAPSSPAPMPSSPATPSPTSAAPPPSAGGPSTPSPLTPPPQSSAGGPSTPGTPGPLTPPPPPSSGSAASAAAAALPFSFLAVALAFFV; from the exons ATGGAAGCAAGATTAAACTTGTTTGTGTTTCTATCATTAGTTGCAGCTGCCGCCTTGCTACAAGGCTCATCGGCACAAACCACGCACATCGTTGGCGACGAGATGGGCTGGTTAGTCCCGCCCGGTGGTGAAGTGGCCTACCGTACATGGGCCGCGGCCCAAACCTTCACCGTTGGTGACGTGCTAG TGTTCAATTTCGGTGCAAGTGCACACAATGTGGCTGAGGTGAGCAAGGATGCATTTGATTCATGCAATACCACAAATCCCATCTCAATATCCACCACTTCTCCCACTAACATAACTTTGGCATCTGCCGGTGAACATCACTTCCTTTGTACCTTCCCACAACACTGCGGTTTTGGCCAAAAGTTGGCGATTAATGTCACCGCCGCCCCGGGACCTCAGCCCGCCACTCCACCGCCAGCGCCCGGGGCGGAAGTTTACACCGTTGGTGACGGTCTTGGATGGCTTGTACCTCCCGGTGGTGCAATTGCTTACGAAACTTGGGCTAGAAACAAGACTTTCGTGGTCGGAGATATTTTAG TGTTCAACTTTACGAACGCTGTGCACAACGTCTTACAAGTGACTAAGGCCGAATTCGACGCATGCAacgcctccaccaccacaacGCAGCCAATCACCGCCTCTCCGGCCAGGATCGCCCTCGCATCCCCCGGCGAGCACTATTACATGTGCACCTTCCCCCAACACTGCTCATTCGGCCAGAAGCTAGCCATCAATGTCACCGGTGGCGATGCCACGGCCCCTGCACCGGCTCCTTCAAGCCCCGCCCCTATGCCTTCTTCCCCGGCCACTCCGTCACCCACCTCCGCCGCtccaccgcccagcgccggcggcCCCTCGACCCCTAGCCCACTTACCCCTCCTCCTCAGTCCAGCGCCGGCGGTCCCTCGACGCCAGGGACCCCTGGCCCACTtacccctcctcctcctccgtccAGCGGCTCGGCCGCTTCGGCAGCGGCTGCGGCCTTGCCGTTCAGTTTCTTGGCCGTTGCTCTGGCCTTTTTTGTGTAA
- the LOC121798211 gene encoding axial regulator YABBY 5-like isoform X1, whose product MDVSEQLRYIPCNFCNIVLAVSVPCSSLLDVVTVRCGHCSSLWTVNMAAAAFPPTQPPSSCHHFQASNITTTPAEYKVDLGSSSKWNYKIQPSISKKPEPRIVNRPPEKRQRVPSAYNQFIKEEIQRIKANNPDISHREAFSTAAKNWAHFPHIHFGLMLETNSQPKLNEGSEKHQFRRTTIRNK is encoded by the exons ATGGATGTGTCCGAGCAATTGCGTTACATCCCTTGCAACTTCTGCAACATCGTTCTTGCG GTGAGTGTTCCATGCAGCAGCTTGCTTGATGTTGTGACCGTTCGGTGCGGACACTGCAGCAGCCTGTGGACTGTCAACATGGCTGCGGCGGCGTTCCCACCGACGCAGCCGCCCTCTTCCTGCCACCATTTTCag GCATCTAACATCACCACCACTCCAGCTGAGTACAAGGTTGATCTAGGCTCTTCTTCTAAGTGGAACTACAAAATCCAGCCTTCAATTTCGAAGAAGCCTGAGCCCAGGATCGTGAATCGAC CTCCGGAGAAGAGGCAGCGAGTTCCATCAGCTTATAACCAATTCATCAA AGAGGAGATTCAAAGGATCAAGGCCAATAATCCAGACATTAGTCACAGGGAAGCTTTCAGTACTGCTGCCAAAAAT TGGGCACACTTTCCTCATATTCATTTTGGGCTGATGTTGGAGACAAATAGCCAACCTAAACTCAATGAG GGGTCGGAAAAGCATCAATTCAGAAGGACAACTATACGAAACAAGTGA
- the LOC121798211 gene encoding axial regulator YABBY 5-like isoform X2, with product MDVSEQLRYIPCNFCNIVLAVSVPCSSLLDVVTVRCGHCSSLWTVNMAAAAFPPTQPPSSCHHFQASNITTTPAEYKVDLGSSSKWNYKIQPSISKKPEPRIVNRPPEKRQRVPSAYNQFIKEEIQRIKANNPDISHREAFSTAAKNWAHFPHIHFGLMLETNSQPKLNEF from the exons ATGGATGTGTCCGAGCAATTGCGTTACATCCCTTGCAACTTCTGCAACATCGTTCTTGCG GTGAGTGTTCCATGCAGCAGCTTGCTTGATGTTGTGACCGTTCGGTGCGGACACTGCAGCAGCCTGTGGACTGTCAACATGGCTGCGGCGGCGTTCCCACCGACGCAGCCGCCCTCTTCCTGCCACCATTTTCag GCATCTAACATCACCACCACTCCAGCTGAGTACAAGGTTGATCTAGGCTCTTCTTCTAAGTGGAACTACAAAATCCAGCCTTCAATTTCGAAGAAGCCTGAGCCCAGGATCGTGAATCGAC CTCCGGAGAAGAGGCAGCGAGTTCCATCAGCTTATAACCAATTCATCAA AGAGGAGATTCAAAGGATCAAGGCCAATAATCCAGACATTAGTCACAGGGAAGCTTTCAGTACTGCTGCCAAAAAT TGGGCACACTTTCCTCATATTCATTTTGGGCTGATGTTGGAGACAAATAGCCAACCTAAACTCAATGAG TTTTAA